TATAGACGGGTGGGGGTGTATCGGGTCGCGTTGTTGAGAAACCATGCCAACTTGTTCGCCTCGGCCAGTCTGTTGATCACTCGATGGAACTCGAACTCGCTGACTTCGACTTCCTCGGCCCGGCCGTTCGCCACGGCAGCGGCCAAAGATGCATTGAACTTTTTCAGCTCGGCGATCTCTGGTTTGCCAATTTTCGGTGCCGCGCGCCGAACCAACTCGACGGCAATCCGACCCTGCAGCCAAAAGATGTCCGCGATATCGGCCGGGGTCAGTGCCGAGACCACGTACCCGCGATGCGGTACGAGTTCGACCATTCCCTCGCCCCGAAGTGTCAGTAACGCCTCTCGAACCGGCGTGACACTGACTCCGAGTTCGGCTGCGGTCTCGTCCAATCGGATGTAGTCACCGGGGCGAACTTCTCCGGACATGACGAGGTGCCGCACATGATTGGCAACGTCCTCGGACAGCTGTGGCCGCCGACGCAGCGCTGTTGCTGCGGGAGTCGTGCGCGCTCTGCCTGCCATGACGATCAGCCAATCACAGTGTGTAGGTCTGCACTCAACTCCGGGGTCGGATCAAAGACTTCGTAAGGGGCTCGACCACGCGTGCAGCGACCGGTCCGAGTACCGCCATCAACAGCACGTACGCGGTCGCGAGAGCAGCCAGTTCGCCGTCGACGGCGCCGGCGGCAACAGCGAGCCCCGCGATGACGATCGAGAACTCTCCGCGCGCGACCAGAGCTGCGCCCGCGCGCAGCTGTCCAGGCCTGCCGATGCCTTGTCGGCCAGCGGCCCAGGCGCCCGTCATGACCTTGGTGACCGTTGTTGCCACGGCCAGGACGACGGCCCAGCCGAGGACAGGCGGAATGGTCGAGGGGTCCGTATTCAGGCCGAATACGACGAAGAACATGGCGGCGAAGAGATCACGTAACGGTTCGAGGATGCGGGTTGCGTTGTCTGCGGTCGAACCGGAGATGGCGATGCCGAGCAGAAAGGCGCCGACTGCGGCCGATACCTGCAACTCGGAGGCGATGCCGGCTACCACCAACGCTGATCCGAGGACCGTGAGCAGAACTACCTCGCGGTCGGGGCTGTCGACGACGGCAGAGACGAATCGTCCGTATCTGAGCGCGACCACAAGGACCACGGTGATGACGAGTAGCGAGATTCCGACCGCGCCGAAGCCGCCCAGAATGCCCACTCCGGCCAGGACTGTCGTCAGTATCGGCAGGTAGATCGCCATCGCGAGGTCCTCGAATACGAGGATCGAGAGCACTACGGGTGTTTCGCGGTTGCCGAGGCGGCCCAGATCGGTGAGAACTTTGGCGATGATCCCCGAGGATGAGATGTAGGTGACGCCGCCGAGAACGAGGGCGCCGACGCCACCCCAGCCGAGCATGAGCGCGACGACTGCTCCCGGCGCGAAGTTGAGGACGATATCGACGACACCAGCCATCCACGACCTGCGTAGACCGGTGACGAGCTCGTTGGCGGTGTACTCCAGCCCGAGCAGTAGGAGCAGAAGTATGACGCCGATCTCGCTGGCCAGTTCACTGAACTCGTCGATACCGTCGAGGGTGATGAAGCCGCCGTTGCCGAAGCACAGTCCGCCGAGGAGATAGAAGGGGATCGGGGAGACACCGATGCGGCCGGCGAGCCTGGCGAGGAGGCCGAGTGCGAAGAACACTGCCCCGAGTTCGGTCAGCGCGAGTGCGCTTTCGGCCATGGAAAGTCAGCCCTGTTTCTTCTTAGACATTGCCGAGCAGCTTGGTCGCTGCATCCAGTCCCTCTGCCGTGCCGACAGCAACGAGCAGATCGCCGGAGACGATCAGGAAATCAGGATTGGGTGACGGTTGGACTTGCCCGGCGCGCATGACCGCGACGATCGATACACCGGTCTTGGTGCGCATCGTGGTGTCGCCGAGAGTTCGGCCGTCGAATCGCGAGCCCTCTTTGATTCGGAGCTGTCGCGTGTGGATGCCGGGGAGTTCACGGTGCTCTTCCCCGAGCTGAGCAATGAGTTGCGGCGTGCCGAGCAAATTGCCCAGCGCCGCCGCTTCCTCATTGCTCAGTGTGATGGACGCCTGTGTCGCGTCGGGGTCATCCATGCGCGAAACGATCAGCTCGTTCACGCCGTCCTTGCGGGTGATGACACCGATGCGACGCCCAGATGCGAGGGCGAAGTCCTTCCGCACCCCGATCCCGGGCAGCAGGGTCACTTCGACATTCATAGGGGAATGTTAACCCCAGTCGGTATGACCCGTACCGCCTAGAGCCTCTCGGTCAGGACGCGACAGCGGCCAGCAGTGCTTCACGCTGGTTGGCGCCGAGTCCGCCGATACGGCGGGTGTCTGCGATGGAAAGCTGCTCGAGCAGCTGTGCGGCGCGCACCGAACCGACACCCGGAAGTGCCTTGATCAGTGCGGAGACCTTGGTCTTCTTGACGATCTCGTCGCCCTCGGCCTTTGCGAGAACGTCAGCAACGCTCAGCTCGCCGGACTTGACGGCGGCCAGCAGCTTCGACCTGGCGGTACGTGCCTCGGCCGCCTTGGCCAACGCCGCGGTGCGCTGTTCC
This region of Rhodococcus sp. PAMC28707 genomic DNA includes:
- the mihF gene encoding integration host factor, actinobacterial type yields the protein MALPVLTPEQRTAALAKAAEARTARSKLLAAVKSGELSVADVLAKAEGDEIVKKTKVSALIKALPGVGSVRAAQLLEQLSIADTRRIGGLGANQREALLAAVAS
- a CDS encoding cation:proton antiporter, with amino-acid sequence MAESALALTELGAVFFALGLLARLAGRIGVSPIPFYLLGGLCFGNGGFITLDGIDEFSELASEIGVILLLLLLGLEYTANELVTGLRRSWMAGVVDIVLNFAPGAVVALMLGWGGVGALVLGGVTYISSSGIIAKVLTDLGRLGNRETPVVLSILVFEDLAMAIYLPILTTVLAGVGILGGFGAVGISLLVITVVLVVALRYGRFVSAVVDSPDREVVLLTVLGSALVVAGIASELQVSAAVGAFLLGIAISGSTADNATRILEPLRDLFAAMFFVVFGLNTDPSTIPPVLGWAVVLAVATTVTKVMTGAWAAGRQGIGRPGQLRAGAALVARGEFSIVIAGLAVAAGAVDGELAALATAYVLLMAVLGPVAARVVEPLTKSLIRPRS
- a CDS encoding TrkA C-terminal domain-containing protein, whose protein sequence is MNVEVTLLPGIGVRKDFALASGRRIGVITRKDGVNELIVSRMDDPDATQASITLSNEEAAALGNLLGTPQLIAQLGEEHRELPGIHTRQLRIKEGSRFDGRTLGDTTMRTKTGVSIVAVMRAGQVQPSPNPDFLIVSGDLLVAVGTAEGLDAATKLLGNV
- a CDS encoding GntR family transcriptional regulator, which produces MAGRARTTPAATALRRRPQLSEDVANHVRHLVMSGEVRPGDYIRLDETAAELGVSVTPVREALLTLRGEGMVELVPHRGYVVSALTPADIADIFWLQGRIAVELVRRAAPKIGKPEIAELKKFNASLAAAVANGRAEEVEVSEFEFHRVINRLAEANKLAWFLNNATRYTPTRLYASDPEWGRAAVRNHEQLIDALNAGDVDAACTLMRKQFTDGAERLVAYRDM